A genomic region of Torulaspora delbrueckii CBS 1146 chromosome 7, complete genome contains the following coding sequences:
- the CSI2 gene encoding Csi2p (similar to Saccharomyces cerevisiae CSI2 (YOL007C); ancestral locus Anc_6.33), whose amino-acid sequence MTLIALRVRTWIALLFVFLFLQEAKCEETLGKRGLPTLTTTTASSQSSNYLNLSDSSYSNSTYSNTTTSSQSASVTFVPVIPSSDDNKYVYHTKHMSSTVFVAVGSCMAFIIAVVVVVWILFGIGAWRSARKEYKLKEMEQKYQYDPFFYGNGMETGESSDSDEGSDISEKVLKNKSSRLSLYSLGSTSVLNLLNQAKSDAPEPNATTNNNRRSMFISPTELLQSEANNSTLWAGDSPVTTSLFDPQASTPSQQSYSQVISFAAGPHAARPQVAQYTDSPAATQSNTKSNYRPPSIVLDQLLDEQNLQA is encoded by the coding sequence ATGACTTTGATAGCCTTAAGAGTAAGGACATGGATAGCGTTGTTATTCGTTTTTTTGTTTCTACAAGAAGCGAAGTGTGAAGAGACCCTAGGGAAAAGAGGGCTACCTACACTGACAACGACCACAGCGAGTTCTCAGTCTTCGAATTACTTAAACCTAAGTGATTCGAGCTACTCAAATTCAACTTATTCAAACACGACAACATCATCGCAATCCGCGAGTGTGACTTTTGTTCCAGTGATCCCCAGTTCAGACGACAACAAATACGTATACCATACAAAGCATATGAGCAGTACGGTATTCGTTGCAGTTGGCAGTTGTATGGCATTCATTATAGCGGTAGTCGTTGTTGTGTGGATATTGTTTGGAATAGGAGCCTGGCGTAGCGCACGTAAGGAGTACAAACTCAAGGAAATGGAACAAAAATACCAGTACGATCCGTTCTTCTACGGAAATGGTATGGAGACAGGCGAGTCTTCCGACAGCGATGAAGGTAGTGATATATCAGAAAAAGTACTGAAGAACAAGTCCTCGAGGTTGAGTCTCTACAGTCTGGGCTCTACTTCTGTGCTCAATCTACTGAACCAGGCCAAGAGCGACGCACCAGAACCTAATGCTACTACGAACAACAACAGACGTTCGATGTTTATCTCTCCGACAGAACTTCTACAAAGCGAGGCAAACAATAGCACATTATGGGCAGGAGACAGCCCCGTCACGACGAGCCTATTCGACCCACAAGCAAGCACACCATCACAACAGTCCTATTCACAGGTCATAAGTTTTGCAGCTGGTCCTCACGCGGCCAGACCGCAGGTAGCTCAATATACAGACAGCCCAGCCGCGACGCAGAGCAACACAAAATCGAACTATAGGCCGCCTAGCATCGTGCTCGACCAGTTGCTCGACGAGCAGAACCTTCAAGCATAG
- the COQ10 gene encoding ubiquinone-binding protein COQ10 (similar to Saccharomyces cerevisiae COQ10 (YOL008W); ancestral locus Anc_6.36): MSFYLWKSVKLHSRANWLLQGSFHSRTLLGWTSHTSDKPQNFTLTKTINATPSQVYDVVSEVSKYHEFIPYCIESFVNERNQVDNRPTEAGLRVGFRQYDERYTCKIKCEEKANEEFIVQADSISHTLFQDLSTRWIIRAHPQRHNATQAELLLRFKFRSRLYNSVSSIFGKSVTELVMKAFEKRVFELRKRSLKAATNASNM, encoded by the coding sequence ATGTCTTTTTATTTATGGAAAAGTGTCAAGCTTCATTCAAGAGCCAATTGGCTATTACAAGGCAGTTTTCATAGTAGAACACTACTTGGTTGGACTTCGCATACCAGTGACAAGCCGCAGAACTTCACTTTAACCAAAACGATTAATGCGACTCCAAGTCAAGTTTACGACGTGGTATCTGAAGTTTCCAAATATCACGAATTCATTCCATACTGCATAGAGTCTTTTGTTAACGAGCGTAATCAAGTGGACAATCGACCCACCGAAGCAGGTCTTAGAGTCGGGTTCCGACAGTACGACGAGAGATACACTTGCAAGATAAAATGCGAAGAAAAGGCTAATGAAGAGTTCATTGTCCAGGCCGATTCCATCTCACATACTTTGTTTCAGGATCTCTCGACGCGATGGATTATAAGGGCTCATCCACAAAGGCACAATGCCACACAAGCAGAATTGCTTCTAAGGTTCAAATTCAGATCTAGGCTTTACAATAGTGTTTCATCCATCTTTGGTAAAAGTGTGACAGAATTAGTTATGAAGGCATTCGAGAAGAGGGTATTTGAACTTCGGAAACGATCTCTCAAAGCGGCTACAAATGCCAGTAATATGTGA
- the MIX17 gene encoding Mix17p (similar to Saccharomyces cerevisiae MIC17 (YMR002W); ancestral locus Anc_6.34) produces the protein MARSRGSARPASRPMQTRSASTMAAPAHAPPQQHQSAYSHPPATAAGQAKQPGMFAQMASTAAGVAVGSAVGHTLGAGLTGMFSGSGSAPAEQQQQQLATNGSLEQNQQVKACDVDARNFTRCLDENNGNFQICDYYLQQLKACQEAARQY, from the coding sequence ATGGCACGTTCCAGAGGATCCGCTAGACCAGCTTCAAGACCTATGCAGACGCGTTCTGCTTCCACTATGGCCGCTCCAGCTCATGCTCCACCACAGCAGCACCAGTCTGCTTACTCACACCCACCAGCTACGGCTGCTGGTCAGGCCAAGCAACCGGGTATGTTTGCTCAAATGGCTTCCACAGCTGCTGGTGTTGCTGTTGGTAGTGCGGTGGGTCATACTCTCGGCGCAGGTTTAACAGGTATGTTTTCCGGCTCTGGATCTGCTCCCGCagagcagcagcagcagcagttAGCAACTAATGGCTCTCTAGAACAGAACCAACAGGTCAAGGCATGCGATGTAGATGCTAGAAACTTCACTCGTTGTTTGGACGAGAACAACGGCAACTTCCAGATCTGTGATTACTATCTGCAGCAATTGAAGGCTTGCCAGGAAGCTGCTCGTCAATACTAG
- the RPB11 gene encoding DNA-directed RNA polymerase II core subunit RPB11 (similar to Saccharomyces cerevisiae RPB11 (YOL005C); ancestral locus Anc_6.30), translating into MNAPDRFELFLLGEGESKLKIEPDTKAPNAVVITFEKEDHTLGNLIRSELLNDTKVLFAAYKVEHPLFARFKMRIQTVEGYDPKDALKNACNGIINKLAVLKTNFETEWNLQTLASDDNYGI; encoded by the coding sequence ATGAACGCTCCAGATAGGTTTGAGCTTTTTCTGCTCGGGGAGGGTGAgtcaaagttgaagattgaGCCTGATACGAAGGCTCCCAATGCTGTGGTAATaacttttgagaaagaggACCATACTTTGGGAAACCTGATCCGGTCAGAACTTCTCAACGATACAAAGGTGTTATTTGCTGCCTATAAGGTTGAACACCCGCTGTTCGCACGTTTCAAGATGCGTATTCAGACTGTTGAGGGTTACGACCCTAAGGACGCTTTGAAGAACGCTTGTAACGGTATTATCAATAAACTTGCGGTGTTGAAGACGAATTTCGAGACTGAATGGAACTTGCAGACTTTGGCTTCAGACGATAATTACGGCATCTAA
- the AIM34 gene encoding Aim34p (similar to Saccharomyces cerevisiae YMR003W; ancestral locus Anc_6.35) → MSRLAMNGAAIRVLRGLGNPLPRAGGPMRPMLFGDLRQVHNTAKKHHTSLMTSDVKHSTFHKMSLNALKSECRVRGLKVSGRKAELVDRITSFEGKAKPVQKRHINTKQPSKVDSKPKETVSKQLFDITTDVRTTIPRSVFTMKTPSLKEQAPRLGGNTLKSENVTNTKTTDQTVLGDTIFVEEKLTLKDKLFLLGFGTITALWWGSESGEQV, encoded by the coding sequence ATGAGTCGATTGGCGATGAATGGAGCAGCTATTCGCGTGTTACGTGGCTTAGGAAACCCGTTGCCGCGAGCTGGAGGTCCAATGAGACCTATGTTATTTGGTGATCTCAGACAAGTGCATAACACCGCTAAAAAACATCACACTTCGTTAATGACGTCCGATGTAAAGCATTCTACGTTCCATAAAATGTCTTTGAACGCACTGAAGAGTGAGTGTCGGGTTCGCGGTCTCAAAGTGTCCGGGAGGAAAGCAGAGCTCGTGGATAGGATAACATCTTTCGAGGGTAAGGCTAAGCCCGTTCAAAAGAGGCACATTAATACCAAACAACCATCAAAAGTAGATTCGAAGCCGAAAGAGACGGTATCCAAACAATTGTTCGATATAACAACCGATGTTAGGACTACTATTCCACGGTCTGTTTTTACCATGAAAACACCTTCACTTAAGGAGCAGGCTCCTAGACTAGGTGGTAATACGCTGAAATCCGAGAATGTCACGAATACAAAGACAACGGATCAAACGGTTCTCGGCGACACCAtctttgttgaagagaaattaactttgaaagataagCTCTTCCTATTGGGATTTGGGACAATAACAGCACTTTGGTGGGGAAGCGAGAGTGGAGAGCAGGTTTAA
- the MDM12 gene encoding ERMES complex subunit MDM12 (similar to Saccharomyces cerevisiae MDM12 (YOL009C); ancestral locus Anc_6.37), which yields MSFDIDWTKLESDSRLNKSIKSHLNSYLQSINLPSYVSNLRLIDFSIGKIAPNITLREISDPLDDFYQALNEEQESGKTLEPSPNDIQFLTEIEYKGDLLITLAADLVLHYPTEGFMTLPVKLTISNIGIHSLCLIAYLAKELFISFVCDVSDTKLDNDESVLDPAGPVLAPRRSLERIFIIRSMKIETEIGEQYLGEGSVLRSVGKLEQYLLENLKDVLRKELSWPSWINLDFGNDNEDDDDNNATDQDDGNAEKPDQGE from the coding sequence ATGTCGTTCGACATTGACTGGACCAAGCTCGAGTCCGATTCTCGCCTTAACAAATCCATCAAGAGCCACCTAAACTCCTACCTTCAATCGATCAATCTACCGAGCTATGTGAGCAACCTAAGGCTCATTGACTTTTCCATTGGTAAGATTGCCCCTAATATAACCCTTCGAGAGATCTCCGATCCATTAGATGATTTCTACCAAGCACTGAATGAGGAGCAAGAAAGTGGGAAGACACTAGAACCAAGCCCGAACGATATACAATTTCTCACAGAGATCGAATACAAGGGTGATTTACTGATTACCTTGGCCGCTGACTTGGTTTTACATTACCCAACGGAAGGGTTCATGACATTACCTGTAAAGCTAACGATCAGCAATATTGGCATACATTCGTTGTGCCTGATAGCATACCTCGCCAAAGAGCTATTCATAAGTTTTGTGTGTGACGTAAGTGATACCAAACTAGACAATGATGAATCAGTACTGGATCCAGCAGGTCCTGTGCTAGCACCAAGACGATCTTTAGAGAGAATTTTTATAATACGAAGTATGAAAATTGAGACTGAGATCGGAGAGCAGTACCTTGGAGAAGGTTCCGTACTACGTAGTGTGGGAAAGCTAGAACAGTACCTGCTTGAGAATTTAAAGGATGTGCTACGCAAAGAATTGAGTTGGCCAAGCTGGATTAACCTTGATTTTGGGAACGACaacgaagatgacgacgaCAACAATGCAACTGACCAAGATGATGGCAATGCTGAGAAACCAGATCAAGGCGAATAG
- the CDC5 gene encoding polo kinase CDC5 (similar to Saccharomyces cerevisiae CDC5 (YMR001C); ancestral locus Anc_6.31) gives MSLAPLQTVNEKRLNNRSNLVHTPVKGANANNNAGVGIGVSAGLDGKENHRSGSHHHNYQNNNNNKRVEPHGQPPQKKKKEKLSALCKTPPSLIKTRGRDYHRGHFLGEGGFARCFQIKDDSGKIFAAKTVAKLSIKTEKTRKKLLSEIQIHKSMRHANIVQFIDCFEDETNVYILLEICPNGSLMELLKKRKTLTEPEVRFFTTQICGGIKYMHSRRVIHRDLKLGNIFFDKNYNLKIGDFGLAAVLANDRERKYTVCGTPNYIAPEVLMGKHSGHSYEVDIWSIGVMIYALLIGKPPFQAKDVNTIYERIKCCDFVFPKEKYISSEARILVQDLLSLDPLERPSIMEVLDYVWFRGIFPPYIQSDVMTEVPDYEKKITMQESMVNFRTCMERSGLIDNTESYKNSNDVIPFDNIEMSNQQRQTILPNSLSPGGTRNKYKEVVDLEAQRRLNDLAREARLRRAQQATIKKDLVATSTNLIKSEISLRILASECHLTLNGILEAEAQKRMGGLPQSRLPKIKHPIVVTKWVDYSNKHGFSYQLSTEDIGVLFNNGTTVLRLADAEEFWYISYDDREGWVASHYLLTEKPRELTRHLEVVDFFSKYMRANLSRVSTFVREEYHKDDVFLRRYTRYKQFVMFELSDGTFQFNFKDHNKLAVSEGGKLVTYISPSHESLTYPLVELLKIGEIPNYPDCNFMEKLALIKEGLKQKSSVVTIEQNQT, from the coding sequence ATGTCGTTGGCACCTTTACAAACCGTTAATGAGAAACGATTGAATAATCGTTCCAATTTAGTTCATACCCCAGTGAAGGGTGCTAACGCAAATAACAATGCAGGCGTTGGGATTGGTGTAAGTGCCGGTTTAGATGGTAAAGAAAATCATAGAAGTGGtagtcatcatcataacTACCAAAATAACAATAATAACAAGCGAGTAGAGCCTCATGGTCAACCACcccagaagaagaaaaaagagaaattatCAGCACTTTGTAAAACCCCTCCCTCTTTGATCAAGACTCGCGGTAGAGATTATCATCGGGGACATTTTCTTGGTGAGGGTGGATTCGCTCGTTGTttccaaatcaaagatgataGTGGTAAAATCTTTGCCGCTAAGACTGTGGCTAAACTTTCCATCAAGACAGAAAAGACTAGAAAGAAATTATTATCTGAGATACAAATTCACAAGAGTATGAGACACGCGAATATCGTACAATTCATTGACTGTTTTGAAGACGAAACAAACGTTTACATTCTACTTGAAATATGTCCCAATGGGTCTTTGATGGAattgttaaagaaaagGAAGACTTTAACGGAACCAGAAGttagatttttcacaaCACAAATTTGTGGTGGTATTAAATATATGCATTCGAGGAGAGTTATACAcagagatttgaaattgggtaatatcttctttgacaaaaaTTATAATCTGAAAATTGGTGATTTCGGTTTAGCAGCTGTTCTGGCAAATGATAGAGAAAGGAAATATACCGTTTGTGGTACACCAAACTATATTGCACCGGAAGTGCTGATGGGTAAACATTCAGGTCATTCCTATGAAGTTGATATATGGTCCATTGGTGTTATGATCTATGCTTTACTGATTGGGAAGCCACCTTTCCAGGCCAAGGATGTTAACACCATCTATGAAAGAATCAAGTGTTGTGATTTTGTGTTTCCAAAGGAGAAATATATATCTTCAGAAGCAAGGATCTTAGTTCAGGATCTGCTATCCCTTGATCCACTAGAAAGACCTTCTATAATGGAAGTTCTTGATTATGTATGGTTCAGAGGAATCTTCCCACCATATATCCAATCAGATGTGATGACTGAAGTTCCAGACTatgaaaagaaaattacAATGCAAGAATCAATGGTTAATTTCAGAACTTGTATGGAAAGATCAGGACTTATCGATAATACTGAGAGTTATAAAAACTCTAACGATGTTATACCATTTGATAATATCGAGATGTCTAATCAACAACGTCAAACGATCCTACCAAATTCATTATCACCAGGTGGAACAAGGAACAAGTACAAAGAAGTTGTGGATCTTGAAGCACAAAGAAGACTCAATGATCTGGCGCGCGAAGCTCGCCTACGTAGAGCTCAACAGGCAACTATCAAAAAGGATCTTGTGGCTACATCAACCAACCTAATAAAATCAGAAATATCCCTCAGGATACTTGCCAGTGAGTGTCATTTAACCTTGAATGGTATATTAGAAGCTGAAGCGCAGAAAAGAATGGGTGGTTTACCTCAATCGAGATTACCAAAAATCAAGCATCCAATTGTGGTCACCAAATGGGTTGATTATTCGAATAAGCACGGTTTTTCGTATCAGCTCTCCACTGAGGATATCGGAGTTCTATTCAATAATGGTACAACCGTGCTGCGATTAGCTGACGCGGAGGAATTCTGGTACATTAGTTACGACGACAGAGAAGGTTGGGTGGCTAGTCACTACCTGTTGACAGAGAAGCCTCGTGAACTGACAAGACATTTAGAAGTGGTAGAttttttctccaagtacATGAGAGCTAATCTGAGTAGAGTGTCAACATTTGTCAGAGAGGAATATCATAAGGATGATGTTTTCCTAAGAAGGTACACGAGATATAAACAATTTGTTATGTTCGAGCTGAGTGATGGAACTTTCCAGTTTAATTTTAAAGATCATAACAAGTTGGCCGTCTCAGAAGGTGGTAAATTGGTTACATATATCTCGCCATCACATGAAAGTCTAACTTACCCCTTGGTCGAACTGTTGAAGATCGGAGAGATACCAAACTATCCTGATTGTAATTTTATGGAAAAATTAGCTTTAATCAAGGAAGGTTTAAAACAAAAATCTTCAGTGGTCACAATAGAACAAAACCAAACGTGA
- the TOP1 gene encoding DNA topoisomerase 1 (similar to Saccharomyces cerevisiae TOP1 (YOL006C); ancestral locus Anc_6.32) codes for MTSDLHERSSDEEDTPLAQSGKRRRAAQVTIDEEYDTEDGEYNSDIALSQVSENLNGKTTPEVEEPPKRVRRKVKNETPKKKTTRKLKKIKVESSPKKLTTPKSEEDKSVKEEEDEQEDDGGYKWWEAEKEDDTIKWTTLKHNGVIFPPAYEPLPSHVKLYYDGKPVDLPPKAEEVAGFYAALLQSDHTKNPVFQRNFFDDFLEVLKECGGTLNGIEIKVFSKCDFNKMFEYYELQKEQRKQLSSQEKKQLRLEKEKLEEPYKFCELDGRKEQVGNFRIEPPGLFRGRGAHPKTGKLKRRVYPEDVVLNLDNEAPIPPLPEGQNWGEIRHDNTVQWLAMWRENISNSFKYVRFAANSSLNGLSDFKKFEKARQLKDHIDPIRKDYTKNLKSKIMLERQKSVAIYLIDVFALRAGGEKSEDEADTVGCCSLRYEHVTLKPPTTVIFDFLGKDSIRFYQEVEVDKQVFKNLAIFKRPPKQPGHQLFDRLDPSILNKHLQHYMPGLTAKVFRTYNASKTMQDQLDLIPNEGTVAEKLLKYNAANRTVAILCNHQRSVTKTHAQSVQKASDKIRELEWQKIRLKKAILQLDKKQMKERPKFFEEVEDITKEDEMAIHKRIIEREVEKCHKKFARDNDKRKFENMELLKESDLKEWLDKVEEQRLNFEQELKTGVVELKMASTVEKLDKQIEKLDQRIQNSAIQLRDKEENSQVSLGTSKINYIDPRLSVVFCKKYGVPIEKIFTKSLREKFKWAVESVDENWRF; via the coding sequence ATGACATCCGACTTACATGAACGCTCttctgatgaagaggatacTCCGCTTGCGCAGTCGGgtaaaagaagaagagccgCCCAAGTCACAatagatgaagaatacgatACGGAAGATGGAGAATACAACAGTGATATTGCATTATCACAGGTTTctgagaatttgaatggTAAGACAACACCTGAAGTGGAAGAGCCACCAAAGAGAGTTAGAAGGAAAGTGAAGAACGAGACgccaaagaaaaagacaacaaggaaactgaaaaaaattaaagTTGAGAGCTCACCAAAGAAGCTGACAACTCCTAAATCGGAAGAGGACAAGAGTGTaaaggaagaggaggaCGAGCAGGAAGATGACGGCGGTTACAAATGGTGGGAAGCGGAAAAGGAGGATGATACTATAAAATGGACTACTTTAAAGCATAACGGCGTGATCTTTCCACCTGCTTATGAGCCTTTACCTTCGCATGTCAAGTTATACTACGATGGCAAACCTGTGGATTTACCACCTAAGGCGGAGGAAGTTGCAGGTTTTTATGCTGCATTGTTACAATCTGATCATACAAAGAATCCAGTGTTCCAAAGGAACTTTTTCGATGACTTCCttgaagttttgaaggaatGTGGAGGTACGCTTAACGGTATCGAAATCAAGGTTTTCAGTAAATGTGATTTTAACAAAATGTTCGAGTATTatgaattgcaaaaagagCAAAGAAAACAGTTGAGCTCTCAGGAGAAAAAACAATTGCGTcttgagaaggagaaattAGAGGAACCTTATAAATTTTGCGAACTGGATGGCagaaaagaacaagttgGTAATTTCAGAATAGAACCTCCGGGACTATTTAGAGGTCGTGGTGCTCACCCAAAGACTggcaaattgaaaagaagagtttATCCCGAAGATGTTGTTTTGAACTTGGATAATGAAGCTCCAATTCCGCCACTACCAGAAGGGCAAAATTGGGGAGAAATTAGACATGATAACACGGTGCAATGGTTGGCTATGTGGAGAGAGAACATCTCtaactctttcaaatacGTTCGTTTCGCTGCCAACTCGTCTCTGAATGGGTTGagtgatttcaagaagttcgAGAAAGCCAGGCAACTCAAAGATCATATTGACCCTATTAGAAAGGATTATACTaagaacttgaagagtAAGATTATGCTTGAACGTCAAAAATCTGTGGCCATATATCTGATAGACGTTTTTGCGCTCAGAGCTGGTGGAGAAAAATCcgaagatgaagcagatACTGTAGGTTGTTGCTCTCTGAGGTATGAACATGTCACTTTAAAGCCGCCTACTACTGTCATTTTCGACTTCTTGGGTAAGGACTCTATTCGATTTTATCAGGAAGTCGAAGTCGATAAGCAAGTATTTAAGAATTTGGccatcttcaagagacCTCCAAAGCAACCTGGTCACCAACTATTCGACCGTCTAGATCCCAGTATCCTGAATAAGCATCTACAGCACTACATGCCAGGCTTAACGGCCAAGGTATTCCGTACTTACAACGCTTCCAAAACAATGCAGGATCAATTGGATTTGATACCGAACGAAGGTACTGTCGCGGAAAAATTGCTGAAATACAATGCTGCTAACAGAACCGTTGCCATCTTATGTAACCATCAAAGGTCCGTTACCAAGACACATGCACAATCGGTACAAAAAGCTAGTGACAAGATTCGAGAACTTGAGTGGCAGAAGATCAGATTAAAGAAAGCTATCTTACAATTGGACAAGAAACAGATGAAGGAAAGGCCCAAATTTTTCGAAGAGGTAGAAGACATCACAAAGGAGGACGAAATGGCCATTCACAAACGGATCATCGAGAGAGAAGTCGAAAAATGTCACAAGAAGTTTGCTCGCGACAATGATAAGAGAAAGTTCGAAAACATGGAGCTATTGAAAGAGTCGGACCTCAAGGAGTGGcttgataaagttgaagaacaaaggcTCAACTTCGAACAAGAGCTTAAGACCGGCGTCGTGGAGTTAAAGATGGCTTCTACAGTGGAGAAACTAGACAAGCAGATCGAGAAATTAGACCAAAGAATTCAAAATAGCGCCATACAGCTCCGGgacaaggaagaaaactCACAGGTCTCCCTTGGTACTTCCAAGATCAATTATATTGATCCACGTCTTTCGGTGGTTTTTTGTAAGAAGTATGGCGTGCCCATAGAGAAAATCTTCACCAAGTCGCTAAGAGAAAAATTTAAATGGGCTGTCGAATCCGTTGACGAGAACTGGAGGTTCTGA